A window of Metabacillus sp. B2-18 contains these coding sequences:
- a CDS encoding MgtC/SapB family protein: MFEFLSQEDYTMFSRILIAALLCGVIGLEREFKNHPAGFRTHLLVGIGSCLMMILSLYGFEHYLQDHKAVQFDPSRIPSYVISGIGFLGGGTILVKGATVRGLTTAASIWIVAGLGLIIGSGMYILAFFTTIIVLMCLIFLNRLEKYMYVKKTRRKMKVVVNSTKSSIDEVIQRLSTYSIKTNSIVMTSSRKDRDGNVTFYYQLDININIHSIGHEKLELVLKEIKEVEKIF, encoded by the coding sequence ATGTTTGAGTTTCTTAGTCAAGAGGATTATACGATGTTTTCTCGTATCCTTATTGCAGCTCTTTTATGTGGAGTTATAGGGTTAGAACGGGAGTTTAAGAATCATCCTGCGGGGTTTCGAACACATTTGTTAGTAGGAATTGGATCATGTCTTATGATGATATTGTCTTTGTATGGTTTTGAGCATTATCTTCAGGATCATAAAGCTGTGCAATTCGATCCGTCACGGATTCCATCTTATGTGATTAGTGGCATAGGTTTTTTAGGTGGAGGAACCATTCTAGTAAAAGGTGCAACGGTTAGAGGATTAACAACAGCTGCTTCTATCTGGATTGTAGCTGGATTAGGTTTAATTATCGGATCAGGAATGTATATTCTGGCATTTTTTACAACGATTATTGTGTTAATGTGTCTCATTTTTTTAAATAGATTAGAGAAGTATATGTATGTAAAAAAGACAAGAAGAAAGATGAAGGTTGTTGTAAATTCAACTAAATCTTCAATTGATGAAGTGATTCAGCGTCTTTCGACATATAGCATTAAGACAAATAGTATTGTGATGACATCAAGTCGAAAGGACCGAGATGGGAATGTAACTTTTTATTATCAGTTAGATATTAATATTAACATTCATTCAATAGGGCATGAAAAGTTGGAGCTTGTACTAAAGGAAATCAAGGAAGTAGAAAAAATCTTTTAA
- a CDS encoding CtsR family transcriptional regulator: protein MRNISDIIEQYLKKVLDSSGKEIVEIKRSEIADQFQCVPSQINYVINTRFTIERGYLVESKRGGGGYIRIIKVHAETQAHLLDQLLALINNRLSQAAAEDIISRLVTEEVISPREAKLMMSVIDRSVLYIDLPHRDELRARMVKAMLTSLKYK, encoded by the coding sequence GTGAGAAATATTTCAGACATTATTGAACAGTATTTAAAAAAAGTGCTGGACAGTAGTGGTAAAGAAATTGTTGAAATTAAACGCAGTGAAATAGCTGATCAATTTCAATGTGTGCCTTCACAGATAAACTATGTTATAAACACAAGATTTACGATTGAAAGAGGTTATCTAGTAGAAAGTAAGCGTGGTGGAGGAGGCTATATTAGAATTATTAAAGTTCATGCTGAAACTCAAGCACACTTACTTGATCAATTACTAGCTTTAATAAACAATCGCCTCTCACAAGCAGCTGCAGAGGATATCATTAGTCGGCTTGTAACTGAAGAGGTCATATCCCCTCGAGAAGCAAAGCTGATGATGAGTGTTATAGATCGTTCAGTCCTATATATCGACCTTCCTCATAGGGATGAATTAAGGGCAAGAATGGTGAAAGCCATGTTAACTTCATTGAAATATAAGTGA
- a CDS encoding UvrB/UvrC motif-containing protein produces MICQECNERPATFHFTKVINGEKTEVHICEHCAKENSEFFMFNSSSGFSLNSLLTGLLNMEHGFAKAEEQNVFKTESVPQCDRCKMTFQDFKKSGRFGCSNCYPTFKNYITPILRRVHGGNTEHSGKIPKRIGGDIHIRKKIEDLKEKIRSLISQEEFEQAALVRDEIRSLEKKLSSFDEEGF; encoded by the coding sequence ATGATTTGCCAGGAATGTAATGAAAGACCGGCAACGTTTCACTTTACAAAAGTGATTAATGGTGAGAAAACAGAAGTTCATATATGTGAGCACTGTGCGAAAGAAAATAGTGAATTTTTTATGTTTAATTCAAGTTCAGGATTCTCGTTAAACAGCCTGTTAACAGGTTTACTTAATATGGAGCATGGCTTTGCTAAAGCAGAGGAGCAGAATGTGTTTAAAACAGAAAGTGTTCCTCAATGTGATCGATGTAAAATGACCTTCCAGGATTTTAAGAAATCTGGTAGGTTTGGTTGCTCTAATTGTTACCCAACTTTTAAAAATTATATTACTCCGATTCTAAGACGTGTTCATGGTGGAAACACAGAACATTCCGGGAAAATCCCAAAGAGAATTGGTGGAGATATTCATATAAGGAAAAAAATTGAGGATCTAAAAGAGAAAATACGAAGTCTTATTAGTCAAGAAGAGTTTGAACAAGCTGCACTGGTAAGAGATGAAATCCGCTCACTTGAAAAAAAATTAAGTAGCTTTGATGAGGAGGGATTTTAG
- a CDS encoding protein arginine kinase: MSLQNFMNKAMSAWMSQEGPDSDIVLSSRIRLARNIDQYKFPTLSTNEEAQEVLNFFENTYANKTFKKLGQLELLKMNDLQAIQKRVLVEKHLISPNLADHSDYGGCLLSENEEVSIMLNEEDHIRIQCLYPGFQLEEALSTANQLDDWIEEEVDYAFDEQRGYLTSCPTNVGTGLRASVMMHLPALVITQKINRIIPAINQLGLVVRGIYGEGSEAVGNLFQISNQITLGKSEKDIVEDLVSVVQQLIEQERSTREALYQSSQTQLEDRVYRSFGTLVYCRSIESNETAKCLSDVRLGIDLGIIKDISRTILNELMILTQPGFLQQYFGGPLRPNERDIRRAALIRERLNLEMDRNKRMEDDEL; encoded by the coding sequence ATGTCACTCCAGAACTTTATGAATAAGGCGATGAGTGCTTGGATGAGTCAGGAAGGTCCTGATTCAGACATTGTATTAAGCAGCCGAATTCGTTTAGCACGAAATATAGATCAATATAAATTCCCTACTCTCTCTACAAATGAGGAAGCCCAGGAAGTTCTAAATTTCTTTGAAAACACATATGCAAATAAAACATTCAAAAAATTAGGCCAATTAGAGCTTTTAAAAATGAATGATTTGCAAGCAATTCAGAAAAGGGTCCTTGTAGAAAAGCATTTGATAAGCCCTAACTTAGCTGACCACTCAGATTATGGAGGCTGTTTGCTTTCTGAAAATGAAGAGGTAAGCATAATGTTAAATGAAGAGGATCATATCCGTATTCAATGCTTATATCCTGGATTTCAGCTGGAAGAAGCCTTAAGTACTGCGAATCAGTTGGATGATTGGATTGAAGAAGAAGTTGATTATGCCTTCGATGAACAAAGAGGATATCTAACAAGCTGTCCTACCAATGTAGGAACAGGGCTTAGGGCATCAGTGATGATGCATCTCCCAGCGTTAGTTATCACTCAAAAAATTAATCGAATTATCCCGGCAATTAATCAGCTTGGCTTGGTTGTAAGAGGGATATATGGAGAAGGCAGTGAAGCAGTAGGAAATCTGTTTCAAATATCAAACCAAATTACATTAGGTAAGTCAGAGAAGGATATTGTAGAGGATCTTGTTAGTGTTGTACAACAGCTAATTGAGCAGGAAAGATCTACTCGCGAAGCTCTATATCAGTCCTCACAAACTCAGTTAGAAGACAGGGTTTACCGTTCCTTTGGAACTTTGGTATACTGCCGAAGCATAGAATCTAACGAGACTGCAAAATGCTTATCTGATGTTAGATTAGGTATTGATTTAGGAATTATTAAAGATATTTCCCGTACTATTTTAAATGAACTGATGATATTAACACAGCCTGGATTTTTGCAGCAGTATTTTGGAGGACCATTACGTCCAAATGAGAGAGATATTCGTCGTGCTGCACTCATTAGAGAGCGGTTAAACCTGGAAATGGATCGTAATAAACGGATGGAGGATGATGAATTATGA
- the clpC gene encoding ATP-dependent protease ATP-binding subunit ClpC codes for MMFGRFTERAQKVLALAQEEAVRLGHNNIGTEHILLGLVSEGEGIAAKALLALGLGPDKIQKEVEGLIGRGQDASQTIHYTPRAKKVIELSMDEARKLGHSYVGTEHILLGLIREGEGVAARVLNNLGVSLNKARQQVLQLLGSNESSANHQGGGITNANTPTLDSLARDLTAIAREGSLDPVIGRSKEIQRVIEVLSRRTKNNPVLIGEPGVGKTAIAEGLAQQIVQNEVPEILRDKRVMTLDMGTVVAGTKYRGEFEDRLKKVMDEIRQAGNIILFIDELHTLIGAGGAEGAIDASNILKPSLARGELQCIGATTLDEYRKYIEKDAALERRFQPIQVDEPSVDESVQILKGLRDRYEAHHRVSITDEAIDAAVKLSDRYISDRFLPDKAIDLIDEAGSKVRLRSFTTPPNLKELELKLEEIRKEKDASVQSQEFEKAASLRDTEQRLREQLEETKKTWKEKQGQENTEVTVEDIAMVVSSWTGVPVSKLAQTETDKLLNMESLLHSRVVGQEEAVVAVAKAVRRARAGLKDPKRPIGSFIFLGPTGVGKTELARALAESIFGDEDAMIRIDMSEYMEKHSTSRLVGSPPGYVGYDEGGQLTEKVRRKPYSVVLLDEIEKAHPDVFNILLQVLEDGRLTDSKGRTVDFRNTILIMTSNVGASELKRNKYVGFNIQDETQNYKDMKDKVMNELKRAFRPEFINRIDEIIVFHSLEKKHLKEIVSLMSDQLTKRLKEQDLSLELTESAKEKIADEGIDLEYGARPLRRSIQKNVEDRLSEELLKGTIDKGQKIILDVENGEFVVKTAEKEEVKSN; via the coding sequence ATGATGTTTGGAAGATTTACAGAACGCGCGCAAAAAGTACTGGCTTTAGCACAAGAGGAAGCAGTTCGATTAGGTCATAATAATATTGGAACAGAGCATATTCTTCTAGGTCTTGTTAGTGAAGGCGAAGGCATAGCTGCTAAAGCTTTACTAGCATTAGGTCTAGGTCCAGATAAAATTCAAAAAGAAGTAGAAGGATTGATTGGTAGAGGTCAAGATGCATCACAAACTATTCACTATACACCAAGAGCAAAAAAGGTGATTGAGCTATCAATGGACGAAGCAAGAAAGCTGGGACATTCTTATGTTGGAACAGAACATATTCTCCTAGGACTTATTCGTGAGGGAGAAGGGGTAGCTGCACGAGTACTTAATAATTTAGGTGTAAGTTTAAACAAAGCAAGACAACAGGTTCTTCAATTATTAGGAAGCAACGAATCTTCAGCAAACCATCAAGGTGGAGGCATTACTAATGCTAATACACCTACTTTGGATAGTCTTGCACGTGATTTAACGGCAATTGCTAGAGAAGGAAGCTTAGATCCTGTAATTGGTAGAAGTAAGGAAATTCAACGTGTTATTGAAGTGTTGAGTAGACGTACGAAAAACAACCCTGTATTAATTGGAGAGCCAGGTGTTGGTAAAACGGCCATAGCTGAAGGCTTGGCTCAACAAATTGTCCAAAATGAAGTACCGGAAATTTTACGTGATAAGCGTGTTATGACGTTAGATATGGGAACGGTTGTTGCAGGGACAAAATACCGTGGTGAATTTGAAGATCGCCTGAAAAAGGTAATGGATGAAATTCGTCAAGCGGGTAATATCATTCTCTTTATCGATGAGTTGCACACATTAATTGGTGCTGGTGGTGCAGAAGGAGCTATTGATGCTTCAAATATTCTTAAGCCTTCGTTAGCTCGTGGTGAGCTACAATGTATTGGTGCAACAACACTTGATGAATATAGAAAGTACATTGAAAAAGATGCTGCATTAGAGCGTAGATTCCAGCCAATTCAAGTTGATGAACCATCTGTTGATGAAAGTGTTCAAATATTAAAAGGTTTACGTGATCGTTATGAGGCACATCATAGAGTATCAATTACAGATGAAGCGATTGATGCTGCTGTTAAATTATCAGATCGTTATATCTCTGATCGTTTCCTTCCAGACAAAGCGATTGATTTAATTGATGAAGCAGGTTCAAAAGTTCGCTTACGTTCTTTTACTACACCGCCTAATTTAAAAGAGCTTGAACTAAAGCTTGAGGAAATCCGTAAGGAAAAAGATGCCTCTGTTCAAAGCCAAGAGTTTGAAAAAGCAGCATCTTTACGTGATACAGAGCAACGTTTACGTGAGCAGCTAGAAGAAACGAAAAAAACATGGAAAGAAAAACAAGGTCAAGAAAATACTGAAGTGACAGTTGAAGATATTGCGATGGTTGTTTCTAGTTGGACTGGTGTTCCAGTTTCCAAGTTGGCACAAACAGAAACTGACAAACTGTTAAATATGGAAAGCCTCCTTCATTCAAGGGTAGTCGGTCAAGAAGAAGCGGTAGTTGCTGTTGCAAAAGCAGTACGCCGTGCTCGTGCTGGCTTAAAGGATCCAAAACGTCCAATCGGTTCATTCATCTTCTTAGGACCAACGGGTGTAGGAAAAACTGAGTTAGCTCGTGCTCTAGCAGAATCGATCTTTGGTGATGAAGATGCGATGATTCGTATTGATATGTCTGAGTATATGGAGAAGCACTCAACATCACGTCTTGTTGGTTCACCTCCAGGATATGTAGGATATGATGAAGGTGGTCAGTTAACAGAGAAGGTTAGAAGAAAGCCTTACTCAGTTGTTCTTTTAGATGAGATTGAAAAAGCCCACCCTGATGTGTTTAATATTTTACTTCAAGTATTAGAAGACGGAAGATTAACGGATTCTAAAGGGCGTACTGTAGACTTTAGAAATACGATTTTAATTATGACTTCTAACGTTGGAGCTAGTGAACTAAAACGCAATAAGTATGTTGGCTTTAATATTCAAGATGAAACACAAAATTATAAAGACATGAAAGATAAGGTAATGAATGAGTTAAAACGTGCATTCCGTCCTGAATTCATCAACCGTATTGATGAAATCATTGTCTTCCATTCTTTAGAGAAAAAGCATCTAAAAGAAATCGTTTCGCTTATGTCTGATCAATTAACGAAACGTTTAAAAGAACAAGATCTTTCATTAGAATTAACAGAATCTGCGAAAGAGAAAATTGCAGATGAAGGAATTGACTTAGAATATGGTGCAAGACCATTGCGTCGTTCGATTCAAAAGAATGTGGAAGATCGTCTTTCTGAAGAGCTGTTAAAAGGTACAATTGATAAAGGCCAAAAAATTATTCTTGATGTGGAAAATGGCGAGTTTGTTGTGAAAACAGCTGAAAAAGAAGAAGTGAAATCTAATTAA
- the radA gene encoding DNA repair protein RadA, translating to MAKAKVKFICQTCGYESPKWMGKCPGCGEWNTMTEEVLKSGSPRRAVFAHSNQTVQKPSPITTIETTQEPRIFTNLKEFNRVLGSGIVKGSLVLIGGDPGIGKSTLLLQVSSQLADNGHDVLYISGEESVKQTKLRADRLGVKSNKLLVLSETDLSFISKAIDETNPAFVVVDSIQTVYHSEISSAPGSVSQVRESTAELMRIAKTKGIAVFIVGHVTKEGSIAGPRLLEHMVDTVLYFEGERHHTYRILRAVKNRFGSTNEMGIFEMKEAGLEEVQNPSEIFLEERSKGAAGSTVVASMEGTRSVLVEIQALISPTSFGNPRRMATGIDHNRVPLLMAVLEKRVGLLLQNQDAYLKVAGGVKLDEPAIDLAVAVSIASSFKDAPPKPTDVIIGEVGLTGEVRRVSRIEQRVIEAAKLGFKRAVIPHANIGGWNPPDDIEIIGVKNVAEALQKTLGGS from the coding sequence ATGGCAAAAGCAAAGGTAAAGTTTATTTGTCAAACCTGTGGATATGAATCACCGAAGTGGATGGGAAAATGCCCAGGATGTGGTGAATGGAATACAATGACAGAAGAAGTATTAAAGTCTGGGTCACCTCGAAGGGCTGTTTTTGCTCATTCCAATCAAACGGTACAAAAACCCTCGCCGATCACAACAATTGAAACAACCCAAGAACCAAGAATATTTACAAACCTTAAAGAATTTAACCGTGTACTCGGAAGTGGTATTGTGAAGGGATCTTTAGTTTTAATTGGTGGTGACCCTGGTATTGGGAAATCAACACTGTTATTACAAGTATCCTCTCAATTAGCTGATAACGGTCATGATGTTTTATATATATCTGGTGAAGAATCAGTTAAGCAAACGAAATTAAGGGCAGATCGCTTAGGGGTAAAATCTAATAAATTATTAGTTTTATCTGAAACAGATTTAAGCTTTATTTCAAAAGCAATCGACGAAACAAACCCAGCCTTTGTAGTGGTCGATTCGATTCAAACTGTTTATCATAGTGAAATAAGCTCTGCTCCAGGTAGTGTGTCTCAAGTAAGAGAATCAACGGCTGAATTAATGAGAATAGCCAAAACAAAGGGAATTGCGGTATTCATTGTTGGTCATGTAACGAAAGAGGGTTCAATTGCAGGTCCAAGGCTTTTAGAGCATATGGTTGATACTGTCCTCTATTTTGAAGGAGAAAGGCATCATACGTATCGAATATTACGTGCTGTAAAAAACCGTTTTGGATCCACAAATGAAATGGGAATTTTTGAGATGAAAGAAGCTGGTTTAGAAGAGGTGCAAAATCCATCAGAGATTTTTCTAGAAGAGAGGTCTAAGGGTGCAGCAGGTTCAACAGTTGTTGCCTCGATGGAAGGTACCAGATCAGTGCTTGTTGAAATTCAGGCTCTTATCTCTCCGACCAGTTTTGGAAATCCAAGGAGAATGGCAACTGGAATAGATCATAATCGAGTGCCATTGTTAATGGCTGTTTTAGAGAAACGTGTTGGTCTTCTTTTGCAAAACCAGGATGCATATCTAAAGGTTGCCGGAGGCGTAAAGCTTGATGAACCTGCTATTGATTTAGCTGTTGCTGTTAGTATTGCATCTAGTTTTAAGGATGCACCACCAAAACCAACTGACGTTATTATCGGAGAAGTTGGGTTAACAGGTGAGGTTCGTAGAGTGTCGAGAATTGAACAAAGAGTGATTGAGGCTGCAAAGCTAGGTTTTAAGAGGGCGGTCATTCCACATGCAAATATAGGCGGTTGGAATCCACCAGATGATATAGAAATTATAGGAGTAAAAAATGTAGCAGAGGCCCTCCAAAAAACATTAGGGGGATCATAA
- the disA gene encoding DNA integrity scanning diadenylate cyclase DisA, with the protein MTDIESKSGEKTLNEILQFVAPGTPIREGIENVLRAKTGGLIVVGHNDKVKEVIDGGFTIECPFSSAHLYELAKMDGAIILSDSGNKIMYANAQLVPDPTVYSSETGMRHRTAERVAKQTGNLVIAISQRRNVITLYHGELRYALRDIGVILTKANQAIQTLEKYKIVLDQSIMTLGALELEELVTFKEVLQVLHRFEMVLRIKDEINDYVNELGAEGHLIRLQLAELLTGLEEEAALLIKDYAVDKSVDPYPVIKQLQDLSSFELLEDSVLFKLLGYSSFTNIDSPVISRGYRILNKIPRLPTIIIENLVTTYKNLKLIMKASVEQLDEVEGIGEVRAKKIKEGLKRLQDQLLIDRHI; encoded by the coding sequence ATGACAGATATAGAGAGTAAGTCAGGCGAAAAGACATTAAATGAAATTTTGCAGTTTGTAGCGCCTGGAACACCTATTAGAGAAGGGATAGAAAATGTACTTCGAGCAAAAACAGGTGGGTTAATTGTTGTTGGTCATAATGACAAGGTAAAGGAAGTGATTGATGGAGGCTTTACAATTGAATGTCCATTTTCATCTGCTCATTTATATGAGCTTGCGAAAATGGATGGAGCTATCATCTTAAGTGATTCAGGAAACAAAATCATGTATGCAAATGCTCAACTGGTTCCTGACCCTACTGTTTACTCCTCTGAAACGGGCATGAGACATCGTACGGCTGAGCGTGTGGCGAAACAAACGGGTAATTTAGTTATTGCTATTTCACAAAGAAGAAATGTAATCACGCTGTATCATGGAGAGCTTAGATATGCATTAAGGGATATAGGTGTTATCTTAACAAAAGCAAATCAAGCCATTCAAACATTAGAAAAATATAAAATTGTATTAGATCAATCAATCATGACGCTAGGTGCACTTGAACTAGAAGAGCTAGTGACATTTAAAGAAGTCCTTCAAGTACTTCACAGGTTTGAGATGGTTCTTAGAATTAAGGATGAAATAAATGATTATGTGAATGAACTTGGAGCTGAAGGACATCTGATTCGCTTGCAGTTAGCGGAACTTTTGACAGGGTTAGAAGAAGAAGCGGCTCTTTTAATTAAGGATTATGCTGTCGATAAGTCAGTTGACCCTTACCCTGTCATTAAACAGCTTCAAGACTTATCGAGCTTTGAGCTTTTGGAAGATTCCGTTCTGTTTAAATTATTAGGTTATTCTTCTTTTACAAATATAGATAGTCCAGTTATTTCACGTGGTTATCGCATTTTAAACAAGATTCCGAGACTGCCTACGATAATTATTGAAAATTTAGTGACAACATATAAAAATTTGAAACTTATTATGAAAGCATCCGTAGAACAGTTAGACGAGGTAGAAGGAATTGGTGAGGTAAGAGCTAAGAAAATAAAAGAAGGATTGAAGAGATTGCAAGACCAACTACTAATTGATCGTCATATATAA